The genomic window TGTGCGACGCTGCTTAAATAAAGGAAGCATTATGTCTTTGTACCACCATTTTAATGACATCACACCTTCCTCTATTCCAGCTATGTTATTTACATGTAAGGTCACGCAAATCAGGCTGTGCTCTGACCCGGATGATACCAGGTTTGGATAAGTCGCACAATGCTGCCATGATACTGCTGAAAATGGATGCTGTGTGTTACAGAGCAGACTGCTGGTGTGTAGCTCAGACCTTCCCGAGATCATGAAGAGGTTTTCCTGGATCAGTCCTGCTGAGTCTTCCTGGTTTAGATGTGTGGGATGCGGCAGGCCGTCTCCGTGTCACTATGCAAATACAAAACATTCTGTTATGACCCCCCCCCGCGCTGTCGCTCCGATAACTGTGTGAGTTGTGTCAGTGCCGGTGCTCCCTCAGTGTGTATGAGTCCTCAACCCTGTGATAACGTCCTCCATTTTTTTAGCTCTCACCTGAATTCTGTGTTTTAGCCGGTAACCAGCTGAACTGATACGGCTCCTGCGGCACCAGCAGGTCTATGtccagcctcctctgctccttctcacTGTTAACCGTCCTGTAGCCGAGCAGCGACATGGCGCCTTTGCACACGTCCTGGATGCGTTTGACCTTGTGGTGTGGCAGCATGGTGCGCCATGCCTGCGAGACATCGACGGCGTTCCGAGAGGTGATCTGGAAGGCCTCCGTCCTGGAGCCTTTGCCCTTTCCGTGAGTCACCCTGTAGATCCATTCCTGCAGCTGCGCTGTCATCTCCAAGTCAACAAACTCGTACATGGCGGAGATCTCCTCCAGCGGGTTTCGTGCCACGTCCTCGTAGCGCACCATTTTGTAGCGGCCCTTCAGAAATGGCGGAGGCTTCTGCACAGCACGCTCATTGATGCGCACGTGGCTGCGGCAGATCTCCTGCATGACCTGATACTGCACCTCCGCCGCCGGAACAGTTCTCTGCTCCAGGACGACGGCGTTATCCGCCACAAAGGAGTTGGCCGATTCCTCTCTAGACCGCACCACCGCCCGCGGGTCCCGGACCAAGTGGATGATGCGGAGATCCAAGCTCGGGTCCTGCAGAAGAGGATAAAGTGATTCCAGCTCAAAAAACCGCACCTCCTTTAGGACCACGTGGCTGTACGTGCGGCAGGCCTCCTCTGCCGCCTTCAGGCCGCGAGTGTCGCACTTCTTCTGGCACAAAGTCTGGTTGCTGAACTGGTTGCGTGGCGTGAGAGGACAGGCCGGCGGTGAGCAAAGGGCTCGACTGTGACTCCACATGAACAAGGTGGAGACGTTGTGGTTTTCCGGCAGGTAGGCCTCCATCACAGAGAGGTCGCACTGGAAGACGCTGCGCGTTAAATCCCTCACCGCCATCCGAAGCGCACGCGCACCAGGCTTCTGCATTTTAGTCCACAGGTGCCAAGCGGGCTCCATGAGATAGAAGACGGACGGGTGCTGACTGAACACCTGACCCAAGAAGGAAGAGCCCGACCGCCACgaagacagcagcaggatgtgAACTTTGCCGTTAGAAGGGGCGGTGCCGCAGGGGCGGAGCTGCAGGTACCAGATGCAGAACAgcaccactgctgccccctgcaggatcACAAGGAAAATCATGGCGCTGAGGTTCACTCTGCAGCGGGGCATCATGGCGGCAGGTCAGCCTCGGAATGTGTGGAGCTGCGTCTCTCCTCTGAAGACAGAAATATGGAGATGTTAGAACAAACATAGATTATGGTTCAAACTTCTTTCCTGTGtgatttctgacattttaaggAAGTCACAAATCTGTTTTTCGTATGACAGTAACCACcagatcgaaccaccaaccttccggttattggacaaccctgctataccaccgcgccactgctgccccaacaGACCAGATGAGTttaaaggaggaaggaggacgaGGGACACTTGTGACGAAGCATCCAAGAGCTTATTTTTAagttctgtttcctgtctgtaaAACATAAACTCGACCTCTgatctcctgctgctgtttgatgtaGTTTAATGCTGTTTACTACAGTCAACCAACAACTAAACCCAGGAAAATGTAGAAATAGAATGACTCTTAAAAGCCAAAGTGCTGACGAGTAAGGTTGCTTAAATCTCAACAGTTTATGATGTGAGAATAAAAGCTGATGAAGCTGTCACGTAGCTTGAGGGAGATCATAAAGTCCTGAGCTGAAGCTGTGGTGGTGGCTCATGGTCTTTCCGACAACAGGTCAAGCCATGCCACAGGCTGTAAACAGACCGGACAGACTCATGACTTCACTCAGGGAAATCCGCTAAGGACTGAATTCTACTTTGCCCACATGCCGGTGTTTGTTTCCAATGAACACACATGGTCGTACTGCATTCACAATAAGAGCATCAGACGTTCAGAAAGACGTTGGTTAAATGCGTCCAGGGGGACACTCGGGTCCCTGCTGACTGAAGCGATGCGCGGCAGCGTGAAATAATGTTCGGAGCTTATTAAACAAGCCTCAACATGACCTGCTCGCCATCGGACCCTCAGGATCTCAAAGTAATAAAAGCAACAGCTGACTGCATGACAGATCCttcaccctctctccctccaccccccccccccgcgcCCACCACACTGTCCACTTTCTATGCATTTCTTTTCACAGAAAGCCTTATAGCAGAGAACCAGGCTTATTTTTAGCAGCAAACCCGCATCTAACGTGTACCTGTGCTTCCCAGAACGCTTAAAACATCCCTGTATGACTGTGCATACAGGTCCGACTAGATAAACTAGATCCATGTTGTAGGACTTTTTCCTGATTACCTCAACTCCAAACAGACCGCTGCACAGAACTGACGTAAATCTAAGCTGACAGCTGACACCTGAGctcaatggggggggggggggggggggggtacatgtgaaaaacctgcagttcctccagtggccacttgaggctggctccaaaaaaatgagtcaatctcCACCGATCTATGCAACTCATAGGAAAAAAGGGAACCAACACAGCTTTATACCGGGCTGTAAAACATGTCAGGCTGTGGGAGCCAGCAGTGAGAGGCTGCAGGGTTTGACGCTTCCACATGGGCCACGTGTGCGCTGGTCCAGGAGGCTGCCACTTTCCCACTTATTGCTGCTGTCTCCACTTCACAGACTACGTTTTCCACCTcagaaacaagagagagacCTCACCCATTAAATATTGACTTGGACACAGCGAGGAGGATGTGGAGTTTCCAAACAAGGATGCCAAATCCTCGTCCTTCCTTCAGAGAGCAGGTGTGTATGTATCCATGACCAGGCAGGGCTGAGTGTAGAGCTTATGTGGGATAATGTTGCACCATTAATAACGTTATGTTCAGTGAAACACAACAGCCGCTCCTCACTCCTAGATCCACTGTTGACATAGTTTTATTGTGTCTGTCACCGGGGCAGGTTATAAATTTCATTTTATATCTGGCTCCAGGGTATTAAATTACCAGGATCTATAAACTGCAGAAAATCGTTCTCAGCACTTAACACGCCTAAAGATCAACTGAAATCAAGACTGAACAAACCACGAGGCAGCACCCTGGCCAGAGGTAAGCCCACATGTGGCCGATTACTTACAGGTTTGAGTGTGCACGTGGACCttttgtctgctgctgcaggacgtCAGCGGAGTGATCACTGATCCTTTTATTATTCCTGCACTTCACTTCGTACACCTGCATGTGGCGCCGTCCCAGCTGGAGGCTTTTATCCCCGGTCCAGCACTTGTTGTTCTGTCTGCGCTGCTTGTTGTGCTTGCAGGACATGAGCTGGTGTCGTACAGCTGCACAGGACGCTGTGTTCAGAGGAAAAATAAACCCCGAGCCCGGCTGTCCCCCTCAACGCCAACACGACCTCACACTGTCAACAACTTTTCCTCTGCACATATTTCAGCTTATCAGAAGCATTTCTGTCTAATTATACTTAAACCCCTATAATACTGAAGGGTCTGATCACCTGTAGTTTCTTACACACCTGCCTGCTCAGTGTATTTGGGTTAAGGTGGACTCAGGTGCTGCCAACGTGGAGGCAGTCGGAGCCTCAAAAACAGCTGTACAGTAAACCTGTGGGTGAAATCACAGGCGCTTCCTCcatcctttatttacagtcttttTAAAACTCCCATATTAAATGCTAAGTTCACTTTTGGACACTTGAGGAAATGAAATTTCTTAATTTCTGTGCCCTGGAGGACAAAGATTTAAAGTGATACTTATATTGGTAATCTATACCAAGAATTAACCCAGTGTTGGATTGCAGAAAAACATCCTGAGGCACAAGAACTCGCTCTAAAGATATGGATCATACAGGCTCATGTTACCACCATCACTCCGTCCTCCTCCTTACCGAGCTTCATTATAAGTCAATGAGCCTCATACTGAGACACACCTGAACTGCTCTGGATTCACCCCACTTCTCTCCTTACACATGCCAACGACCAGCAGCTTCAGTAACATCAGGGTCATTGTTGAAACACAAGAAAGTAGCTCTGTGTAACTACAAGATGTGctgtaggctgtgtgtgtgtgggagggttgGCTCACACCAGGCGGTGAGGGgttaaacaaagacaaaggtgTGATAAATAAGTTTCTAAATGATGCTTCTGCGATGAAACATGTTGTAAAAGTGTCCCTTCAGCACCACACACCCCTCAGCCTGACAGCCATGATGCTACAACCACAAACACAGGTTACCCTCAGTGGTCTGAGGGTGGTCAGCCCGCTGCTAGCTGCTCAGACCCGGGATAACTCTGCTGGGACTGTCGGGGTGCTCTGGAGCCCCCGTGTCCACCTGCAGGTCAGACACTGTGCTCACTAAATGTCTCGTTGTGAAGTTTGAAGTGTGGTTTCAGAGTTGGGCGACTTTCTGAGGGTtggtttgattgtttttttttttttaaggcagaATGATGCGAAGTGTGGCTCGCAGCTCTGAACCCACCGAAAACAGCTCCAATCACCGGAAAACACCGAGGAGAGGCGAAGCAGAGGGACGTGAGCATGAATGTCCGACCTACCTTCGGCTGTACTTGGCGGTGGTTGTGCTGTTGGTTGTGTTGTGGACCTGGTGAGCGGTGCTGTCTGTGTCTTCAGTCCGCGGTGCTCCGCTATCCTCCCGGCTGCGCTCAGCCACCAGCCGCTCGGACGACTTTACGACAACTGTCCGGCCGGGTCGAATTTAAGACGTGGCCAGAGGCTCCGCTCTGCTGGGTTGAGTGGCAGCGAGCTGGGCGGGGGGTGGTGGTCATTGATAGGAGGGTGGGTGCAGAGGAGCAGGCGGGCCCTGCGACCGATaactggaggaggtggaggaggaggtggaggaggacgcATGGCGCGGTGCAGCGGACCGAGATAagcgctgcagggctgcagagtCATGGCAGCCGGTAACAGTCAAACCAAGAACAGCTCTAAAACAAAAGTTCAACTTTAACACAATAATTTATAAAATTAAAGATTATTTTATTACCTTTAATCACATGCAAAtgtttagctagctagctaacgtcACTTGCTAACGAGCTGAAATAGATTACGATCACTTAATTAGTTGCTCATTTTGCTAACATTGTATTGATGAGAACAACTTTacttttcctcacacacacacacacacacacacacacactaaactggttatatgtgtgtgtgtgtgtgtgtgtgtgagagagagctaAAGTTAGCAACTTTTAGCATTTGTGAATAAGCCAGGAAGTATGACACCCTGTTAGCTCTTGCTAACAAACTATTTTAAGATATCGTTTCCTACCTGAATACAAATGTACAAAAGTGTATGTGTTACAAAAATAACTAGAAAATCAAAATGGAGTCTCGATTTAACACAAATAGTCCTGTTGTTGTGAAGGATGTGTGAGCTTGCCGTTGTtaagaagctgctgtttatgctGGAGAGTGGAGTGAGACCGATGAGGAGCTTCATCTGCAGAAGAATAAAGACACGttgggaaaaaagaaaggatgCACCTGGTTCCTGTTGTAGCCAGACTCATATCCTGTGTCCTGCTGCAGAGCTTTTGGTAAAATGCAGAAGCAGAAGATACAGAACTGGGTCAGGCTGCTAAGTCGGAAAGATGTGAGGCTGTTTCTGAAGCCGCTCATGATCAGTATTCAGActttaaatgtgcattttagtaaaaacaaaataaaactggatTGAAATGAACATGCTAACCATGCTAGCCTGTTACCTTGATGCTGCACCACTTTGGACAAATGCATGGTTTAAACAGGGATGGATCACTTAATGGGTCTATAGGGTCAAGAGTTCAGGGTCTGGACCCAAGGGCCCTGGGTTTAAAGAGTGAGTCCAACCAGAGAGAAGAAGTATCAGAGGTAtcagtgttggtgtttttgaattgaaatcatccaacaaccaacccaCATGACtgacattagcatgctaactgtgGACtgtacacctgtctgtctctctggttgGTCCatccaaagaaagaaagacaggtGTACAGTCcacagttagcatgctaatgtcaGTCATGtgggttggttgttggatgatttcaattcaaaaacaccaacactgaTACCTCTGATACTTCTTCTCTCTGGTTGGTTCATCTTGGttgaaatcatccaacaaccaacccaCATGACtgacattagcatgctaactgtacacctgtctgtctttctttggaTGGACcaaccagagagacagacaggtgtacagaaagacagacaggtgtaCAGTCcacagttagcatgctaatgtcaGTCATGtgggttggttgttggatgatttcaaCCAAGATGAACCAACCAGAGAGAAGAAGTATCAGAGGTAtcagtgttggtgtttttgaattgaaatcatccaacaaccaacccaCATGACtgacattagcatgctaactgtgGACTGtacacctgtctgtctttctttggatgaccccccccccccccccgtgcaCGCTGGCTgttccaacaaacaaacaagaagctcaacaaagaagaaaacctTCACAAAACCAGTGGTGCTGTTGTGATCAGTATATTCCCAATAACATGTAATAAATACCTCTTGATGGGACACTGTGTCTGGCTGTGATTGTGTATAGATATCATCCAAAAACCAACCTGTctgatgatctgctggattagCAGGTGGAAGCGACAGGTCCTGAAAACAACAAGGAGTCAGTTTCATGTGAGAAATAAAAAGTTTTCATGTCTCAGGGCGGCGTGCGCTTCCAGAGGACATCCTTATCTCTGGTGTCCTTCACATGTGAAGGTCCACAGAGATATCAGAGCAACAGAAGATGACACAGCAGAACTGTGTCTGAGAAATATGGAGGTTTTACTTCAGGCACAACAAAAAAGAGCCGTTAGTAGATAATTCTACACAATCTAGCATTAAACAAATGATAACGTTTGGACTGCCATgatgtctctgtctcctcaAACATTTTGGTCGGTTACTGTTAGATAAGTACGTCTACATCGTacacagtgtgctgctgtgggagatcatgttgtgtttcatgtgtgtgtgtataacacACTATAGCTGAGCTAACAGGGTGCGACTCTTACCCAACAACATCTGGCAGACTGAATGGATTATGTGAGCTAAGACAGAGGTCCTGGTCCAgaatctctcacacacacacacacacaaacatctcctGGGAgtcagaggaaggaagagggggGAAAATAAAAACCATGACTCCGTACTGCAGGCTGTCCTCTGACAAACACAGCTCTTTCATGAAGCAACAAGGACTAAAGAAAGCAGATTTTAAAGCGGGTGTGTGTCCAGACCTCGGTCCTCCAGTATAAGCATGAAAAGTTTTAACAGTAACTGGGACGGTCATCATTGATCACCGATCAGTGTCCTTCTTTCTAAACATCGTGCTGCTGTTCTGTTTTGATTCCACCACTAACTTCAGAAAGCTTCACACACCTGATTGTGAACggtttgttttctgcagaggCTTCGTCTGATTAGTCCTGAGGTGACTCAGATCATCTCCGCTGTTTACTTCAGGTCCTTGCAGAGCTGACCCTCAGTTCTAACCTCGTCCTCCACAACATAGCATGATGCTACCACCAGCATGCTAGAAAACTGGAGCCACAGTAACAGTCTCAACACTAAAAGCATTCTATATCATCTGttaaatgtcaaaataaatatCCCAAACACAGTGAACAGAATCAAACAATGAACCTATAACATTATTTATTATGATGTTATGAAAATGTTTCTATATAAAACTGTCTATACATTTGAGTTTCTAGAAAAcagcattaaaagaaaaaagaaacggTTCAAACACAAAGTTTGTTTCTTCAAAACTGTGAATATAAAAAGTCATGAGCTCAAACAAAgacaatctgaaaaaaaaaacaatctgaaaaagaagaacattcagtttagttctgagAAATAACATCATATTCAGGTTGCTGGAGCAACAGCAGGAGGAGTTATTCTCTCACAGCAGGACGCCCACAGCGGCCAAAAGGACACTACCCAGAACTGACTGTCTGAAAAACCTTCAGCAACCAGGAAGCGTTCTGAATGAACTGCTGCTGTTAGTGCTGGTGTTGTGCAGtgtggtgggtggaggtggtgtcagaTCGTCTCTCTGTCTGAGCCCATCAGGACTGAGAGTTTTAGTCCTCATGTCTGGAtgtgttaacagaagtcagtgCCTGGAGGTCAGAGCTCCACCTCTGCATCAGGACAGGTGGGGTTTTCCCAAAGGTATGGGTACTGTTGTTAGAACCTGGTTCTGGAAAACAAATCTCTGGATGCGTTCAAAGACccagaggaagacgaggaggatgCTGACGTACTGAATCCACGCAAACTTGATGGTTTCCCAGAAGCCTGGGCGATAGGTGGAGGAAAGGGTCAAGGCagaaaacatcaaacacactgacgtcatggtgacatcatttttaaaaaagtatggTATGAAGACAATATTTCTCTATGCTGACTACACAAGCTGACACCCTCCAGGGATCTGCTCACATCAGTCTCCTGGTCTGGTTAAAGGATATCTGATGACCTCCACAGGATAACGGATTTCAGCGTTCAGCTCAAAGGGAGAAGCGGCAGCTCGCCCCACGGTCCAGACCGGCATGGGACAGGACAGCACTGTGGTCACTGTGGCGGGAAGAAGACAGACGTCACATTTCACCGTGTCcacaccaaacaaacaaacaaacaaacaaacaaaccaaccaCACAGGAGGCTGTATGCACTCACAGTTTCTGCTCTGGTAGCTCCTGATGATGCTGTCCAGGTCATAAGAGCTCGCAAAGGGGCTGGAGCCGTCGATCACTGACACCTTGGGATGAAAGCACAACAATGAATGAGGCTCCGCCCCTGCGGTGCAGCATGcacagtgtgttcagtgtgttcagtATATCAGAAGGTGTTGCTGCTCTTCACACCATGTGACCCCTGAGGCTTTGtggtttttttaatgatgtatAATTTGAAACCTTCAGTTACTGCGTGTCCTGTCCGCTGGTGACAGTCATAAACACTTGGTCTGCCCTGAAACACTTCAGCCACGTGTGCTCTTACGTTGTATATGTCGTAGAGTCCTCGGTGAGGCAGCGGCGTCCTCTGCTGTAGCCTCAGGTCTCCGCTGACCGACAGCTTGGCTCCAGGGACAGAAGAAGAGTGCTGCACGTACGCCAGGCTTTGCATGGCCACTGTGGACATCCGCtggaaagacaaacacaggagTGGAGAGTGACGGGGGTGGCTTCCTGATGTCGGCAATAACTTCTGTTTTGTCCACATTTAGAAGAATCTGCTGCCCTGGTTCTCAGAATGACAATGACACGCAGGTCTACAGGGAAGAGGTGGAAGGACTGGAGCGGCAGGACAGCACTGGGTCTGTTAGTTTTATTTTAGGTGCGTTTAATGTTTGCTGGAGTGTGTCACCACCTGAAATTGACCTGAATGAGGAAGTAGATTTAAAACGTTTGTTCAGAGAGGTTCAGAGAAGAGTTTCTTCCTGTTCAAATTTTCAAAGtgaaagagtctgtgtgtgttaggatgTGCTCAAAAGGTCTAAGACAAATGTGATCTAACAAGGCAATGTGTTACTCATTAAGAAAggacaacaggaaacaggaaagaaaggaggaagaggagcaaatTCTTGTGTCAGAACAGAACAGGTCCTTATACAAGATAAACGTGTTGTTCCAATAAGTCcttacaaacaaacagacactgCACTGGGAGTCTGGTCCTTCAGGTggaccagtttctgtctcagtgtcgTCCTGGGTTTAAACTGGactgggatgtcatggttgttgagagtttctctgatactctgTTTTACGACTGTACATGAAGCATACAAGCAGGTTTCGTAGCAAACTGCATCACTACACCAGCCAACACTGCTGCAGCCATACAGGGCGCTGCCATGTTGTTAGGcacagttgctaggcaactaTAAAGGAGGTGGTCTGTGAAGGAGCAGCACCtttttcatgctgaacaaagaCCAGGTCGGTTAAGTGTCGCCATGGTGATATAACCAGGCTAACAGAGAGGCATTGTCATGACCCTGCAGACTCACTGAGGTTAATATATCAGCTGACAGTGAGACGTTATAAACAGAATTCCGGCTGATACAATGAGCATAAGCACGACGGGCAGGCTGTGATAAAGATGTTTGATTCTGAAGAAATAGATAGACTTCAGTTTTTACCTCTGGCTCTATAAAGCTGTTAACTGTGATAAATCAGGTTTGATTAaagtttaaattattttaataaatgaatAGCACCATTGAAAGAGTAAAAGATGTGCGTTTATGCCTTGAAACTCTGGATTAACTGGGACAGACTTAAAACCACCATTCAGAACCCCcctggtgatgtcacagacaggAGTGCACTTCATTATTGACAGAAACTGATAAGAAAATGAGATAATCTGTTTATTGTGGAGCTGAAAGTTGTTTTTCTGGAGGTGATGATGGCAGTAGCTGAGGAGGGAGCCATCTTCCTCATTATCTCTGTGCATGTTTAATAGTGTCTGGGAGGTACACTATTATAGATTTCTGTATGATGTAAGAGTTTATCTTTATGGTCTTTATCGTTTAGCGTGTGCCTACACAAGCCTCATGGTAACAGGAAATAACAGCCAGTGATTGATCTGATACTAAAGAACTGATTAATTAACCAACTCTCAAAACA from Parambassis ranga chromosome 19, fParRan2.1, whole genome shotgun sequence includes these protein-coding regions:
- the chst6 gene encoding carbohydrate sulfotransferase 6, producing the protein MMPRCRVNLSAMIFLVILQGAAVVLFCIWYLQLRPCGTAPSNGKVHILLLSSWRSGSSFLGQVFSQHPSVFYLMEPAWHLWTKMQKPGARALRMAVRDLTRSVFQCDLSVMEAYLPENHNVSTLFMWSHSRALCSPPACPLTPRNQFSNQTLCQKKCDTRGLKAAEEACRTYSHVVLKEVRFFELESLYPLLQDPSLDLRIIHLVRDPRAVVRSREESANSFVADNAVVLEQRTVPAAEVQYQVMQEICRSHVRINERAVQKPPPFLKGRYKMVRYEDVARNPLEEISAMYEFVDLEMTAQLQEWIYRVTHGKGKGSRTEAFQITSRNAVDVSQAWRTMLPHHKVKRIQDVCKGAMSLLGYRTVNSEKEQRRLDIDLLVPQEPYQFSWLPAKTQNSVTRRRPAASHTSKPGRLSRTDPGKPLHDLGKV
- the tmem231 gene encoding transmembrane protein 231, which produces MAFYEVYSHPALIRYKTSVCTRATLFLAAVLCLTYIPPLLVAYRSQGFWIKRSTYEEQPVVRFQYQTLLVAATSTQGDFVAWSTFPHLNNMLGPKLRIPAVSVREEDQNQDGKLDMLVLQLQLPLKPEEQVFSVQLLLTFSYQLFRMSTVAMQSLAYVQHSSSVPGAKLSVSGDLRLQQRTPLPHRGLYDIYNVSVIDGSSPFASSYDLDSIIRSYQSRNLTTVLSCPMPVWTVGRAAASPFELNAEIRYPVEVISYRPGFWETIKFAWIQYVSILLVFLWVFERIQRFVFQNQVLTTVPIPLGKPHLS